Genomic segment of Campylobacter ureolyticus ACS-301-V-Sch3b:
TGTTGCACGCTCATCAAGTTTAGTAAGTGGCATAATAGGAAAATGCTGTTTTAAACCCCAAAAATCAGGCAAAGACTGAAATAGTGAGAAATTTACTAAATATCTTTCTTGAACTTCGTCTTGAATTTTTAATAAATTTGAATAGTTTAATTTATTTCCTAAAATTTCCACTGATTTTTTTATAATTAAATGAACTAAAATTTCTCCATTTGATCTATCTATTAAATCAACATATCCTAAATCAAATAGTGTTAAAATGCTTTCCATGTGGGCAATTGCATCGTTTAAATATTCAAGTGCGTTTGAGCTTTTTATGTTTTCATATAAATATGCAAGTTCTGTTATTAAAGGTGGATTTTCACCCTTTAAAGATAATTTTTCTTCTGTATATTCTTGTGAAAAAAGTTCCAACACAGATGCTACTAAAACAGCATGAGAAGCAGCTACATAACGGCCAGATTCTATAAAAATATCAGGTTGAGCAACATTTTTAGACTCAGCAATTGTTTTAAATAAAAACACGACATCATTTGCATACTCTCTTAAAGTGTAGTTTTTTTCTGCTGTTTCTTTGGTTTGTGAATATTCAACTGATAAGCCGCCACCTATATTTATAGCTCTTAGATTTTTAGCTCCCATTTTCCTAAGTTCTGCGTAGATATTTCCAGCTTCTGTTAGGGCTTTTTTAAGTGGGTTAATCTCATTTATTTGCGATCCTATATGAAAATGAATCATTGTAAATTTTTCTATAAGCCCAGCATCTTTTAATAAATTTATAGCCTCAATAAGCTCTGTTGCAGTTAGACCAAATTTTGAGTTTATGCCACCACTTTTTTCCCAGATTCCGCTACCTGAACTATGAAGTCTTATCCTAAGACCAATATTTGGCTTTGGTGTAAAGCGCTCTTTTGCTGTTTCTATAATAGCCTCAAGCTCACTTAACCCCTCAATTGTTAAGGTTATATCATGACCCATTTCAGCTGCGATAAAGCCAATATTTATAAGTTCTTTATCTTTAAAACCATTTACTGTAATTGGAGCTTTAAAATTATTATAAGCCATAGCTAGTAAAAGCTCAGCTTTACTTCCTGCTTCAAGCCCATAATTAAAAGGCTTTCCAATCTCAACTAAGTGCTTTACAAAGCCAGGATATTGATTTACTTTAAGTGGAAA
This window contains:
- the speA gene encoding biosynthetic arginine decarboxylase, with translation MNSNLYGLNIWGNSNFIIEDGEVCLNTDFKPSLIDIVKEIRNDGIKGPILLRFPHLIKKQIVDIYSNFERARKDNDYNGTFNAVFPLKVNQYPGFVKHLVEIGKPFNYGLEAGSKAELLLAMAYNNFKAPITVNGFKDKELINIGFIAAEMGHDITLTIEGLSELEAIIETAKERFTPKPNIGLRIRLHSSGSGIWEKSGGINSKFGLTATELIEAINLLKDAGLIEKFTMIHFHIGSQINEINPLKKALTEAGNIYAELRKMGAKNLRAINIGGGLSVEYSQTKETAEKNYTLREYANDVVFLFKTIAESKNVAQPDIFIESGRYVAASHAVLVASVLELFSQEYTEEKLSLKGENPPLITELAYLYENIKSSNALEYLNDAIAHMESILTLFDLGYVDLIDRSNGEILVHLIIKKSVEILGNKLNYSNLLKIQDEVQERYLVNFSLFQSLPDFWGLKQHFPIMPLTKLDERATRSASIWDITCDSDGEISFNSVNNPLFLHDVDVEKEDYFLGFFMVGAYQEVLGMDHNLFVHPTEATIMLKEDGSFEIKDILESQSVLDILEDMDYDVSDIQEILNQRIESSNLVDEKQKKHILGELYLFLNDNGYLKSFG